GGATACCTCCTTTTCTTTTTGGGCGCTATCACGGCCTTCGTCCTTGCTTTGCGATTCGGAAAGAGGGGAGAGAGGGAAAGGGGAAGCTGGAAAGTGGGGAAATGAATTAAGCATTTCGAATTGTTAGGGGAAGCGTAAGTGAAATATGAATAGTGAACCCAAATTCACCTGTTCGTTCACCCTTCATTGCTCACTGCCCCGCCCCTCGCTCTTCCTCACCTTTGGACTTCCTGTCCACCATCTTGTCCGCCGTAGCCTTGTGCGAAGGTGGAAGCTCATTGAGCGACGGTGGATGGACATTGGACTTTGGACTGCCCTTAACGCCCTACTCCTGGCTCCTGCTCTTAACGCCCTTCGACCCCCTGTTTGCTCCCCACTGGCAATAGGTTATTATGTGCCGACAAGATATGGCTGAAAGGGGCTGTTAAATGGAATACTGGCATCAAACCTTTGACGTCATCGTTATAGGAAGCGGATTTGCGGGACTTTCTGCCGCCATAGAGGCCCGAGAATCTGGCGCTTCCGTCATCGTCCTGGATCCGAAGGGCAATGTGGCCGGCGTTCGCATGCTCGACGGCCACGGCTACCGGTATCCGACCAGGGGAACCGACTTGTCCATTAAGGCTAACAGAGCGGTAGTCCTTTCCACCGGAGGTTTTGGAAGCGACATCCCCTTCCGCACTTCCCAGGACCCCCGACTGACAGAGAAAATAGACACCACCAACAAACCGTTTGCCACTGCCGAAGCACTTAAAGAAACGCTCAGGATCGGTGCCACTCCCGTTCACCTGTCACACATACAGCTCGGTCCGTGGGCCTCCCCCGATGAGAAAGGTTTCGGCGTAGGGCCAGTCTTTTCCGACTATGTCGTATTCTTATATGGGATCGTCGTGGACCCGGCGACGGGGAAGCGCTTTATTAATGAACTGTCCGACAGGAAGACTCTTTCAGACGCCCTCTTCAGGATCGGGCACCCCTGCATCGGCATCGCCGATTCGGGGGCTGTCGAATCCCGGGGGTGGGACCTTGGCCCAGGTCTGAAAAAGGGTGTGATTAAAAAGTTCGATAGTATGGAAGACCTGGCCGCTGCTTACGGGGTTCCGGCCCATGAACTCAAAGCCACCGTTGATCGCTACAATAGCCACGTTGAGGATGGTACCGACAGGGAGTTCGGGAGGGAGGTCCTTCCCGATGCCTCCCCCATCGCGCAACCGCCTTTTTTCGGGATGCGCTTGTGGCCCAAGGTTCACTTCACCATGGGGGGTCCAGATCAATATCAGGGGTCAGGTCATAACGGGTTGTTGCTCAAATGCTTGGTTTTATTGGGTTCAGGGTAGCTGTTATGGTAATATACAGGCAACCTTTTTATGGAGGTTTTGCCTA
This DNA window, taken from bacterium, encodes the following:
- a CDS encoding FAD-binding protein — its product is MEYWHQTFDVIVIGSGFAGLSAAIEARESGASVIVLDPKGNVAGVRMLDGHGYRYPTRGTDLSIKANRAVVLSTGGFGSDIPFRTSQDPRLTEKIDTTNKPFATAEALKETLRIGATPVHLSHIQLGPWASPDEKGFGVGPVFSDYVVFLYGIVVDPATGKRFINELSDRKTLSDALFRIGHPCIGIADSGAVESRGWDLGPGLKKGVIKKFDSMEDLAAAYGVPAHELKATVDRYNSHVEDGTDREFGREVLPDASPIAQPPFFGMRLWPKVHFTMGGPDQYQGSGHNGLLLKCLVLLGSG